The Verrucomicrobiota bacterium genome includes a region encoding these proteins:
- a CDS encoding AbrB/MazE/SpoVT family DNA-binding domain-containing protein, whose product MKTKISSKGQITIPLSVRNTLGFRKGTQLQIERGNQGQIILSKTRDKSFYLKFRGLKKDVSPWKNGQEALEFWRGKPALGDVNPV is encoded by the coding sequence ATGAAAACAAAGATTAGTTCCAAAGGACAAATCACAATCCCTCTCTCTGTGAGGAATACCTTGGGTTTCCGTAAAGGAACCCAACTCCAAATCGAACGAGGGAATCAAGGTCAAATCATTCTTTCCAAAACGAGGGACAAATCTTTCTATTTGAAGTTCAGAGGATTAAAAAAGGATGTCTCCCCATGGAAAAATGGCCAAGAAGCTCTTGAATTCTGGAGAGGAAAACCGGCTCTTGGAGACGTGAATCCTGTATGA